The Hypanus sabinus isolate sHypSab1 chromosome 3, sHypSab1.hap1, whole genome shotgun sequence genome contains a region encoding:
- the LOC132391149 gene encoding SCAN domain-containing protein 3-like translates to MMMITQRQLRPRLRKKKKASFNRKYNESYIKYGFNATGDSQAPSPLCVICGDKLSNGAIKPSKLLWHLESKHPALKDKPAEFFEQKKYEQAGQKQVLTAITSTNAAALKASYIVASCIAKAKKPFTVGEELILPAAKGMCLELLGEAEANKTAQVSLSATTVSRRIGDIAEDIEAQRLERLNESPWYAIQVDKSTDVDNRALLQVYVRYIFQDDVHKDMFCALPLPTNTTGTELKFLNDYMSGKLDWSFCVGICTDGAAAMTGRLSGFTTQVKEVAPEWHSTHCVIHREMLASQKMSPDLNSILSDVVEVINHIKAKALNSHLFEQLCEEMDAEHKRLLLHTEVR, encoded by the coding sequence ATGATGATGATTACGCAGAGACAGCTGAGGCCAAGACtgcgaaaaaaaaagaaagcttccttcaacagaaaatacaaCGAGTCGTACATAAAGTACGGCTTTAATGCAACCGGTGACTCACAAGCTCCAAGCcccctgtgtgtgatatgtggagacaagctgtctaatggGGCAataaagccctcaaaactgctttggcaccttgagtccaagcaccctgcacttaaagacaaacccgctgagttttttgagcagaaaaaaTATGAGCAAGCGGGACAAAAGCAAGTGCTGACAGCCAtcacctccacaaatgctgctgctctgaaAGCATCGTACATAGTGGCTAGCTGTATAGCTAaggctaagaagcctttcactgttggtgaagaattgattctgcctgctgccaaggGCATGTGCCTtgaactgttgggagaagctgAAGCTAACAAGACagcacaggtttctctttcagctaccacagtttcaaggagaatcgGTGACATAGCGGAGGACATCGAAGCACAGCGGTTGGAACGGCTTAACGAATCACCATGGTATGCTATCCAGGTGGACAAGTCTACCGATGTCGACAACAGGGCATTACTGCAGGTTTATGTGCGATATATATTTCAAGACGATGTGCACAAGGATATGTTCTGTGCACTGCCGCTGCCAACTAACACAACTGGTACAGAACTAAAGTTTTTGAATGACTACATGTcaggcaaactggactggtcattctgtgttggaatatgcacagacggggctgcagctatgactggacggctgtctggtttcaccacccaagtcaaagaggttgctcctgaatgGCACTCCACACACTGTGTCATTCACAGGGAAATGTTGGCTAGCCAAAAAATGTCACCTGATCTTAACAGCATATTGAGTGACgttgttgaagttatcaatcacatcaaagcaaaagCCCTTAATTCACATCTGTTTGAGCAGCTTTGTgaggaaatggatgcagagcacAAACGCCTTCTCTTACACACTGAAGTCAGGTGA